The Archangium primigenium genomic interval GCGCCTGTTGTTGATGCCGGTCAGACCGTCCTGGATGGTGAGCGTGTAGATGGTCTCGTGGTACTGCAGCTCCACGTTGTCGCCGGTGAGGAACTTGAAGACCGCACCCCCCACCTTGAGGAGATCGCCACTGCGCAGGAGCGTCGGCTGCATCACTTCCTGATCGTTCAGGTAGGTGCCGTTGGTGGAGCCCAGGTCCTGCACGAACATCCGCCCCTGATGGCGGAGGATGCGCGCATGCCTGCGCGAGACGTTGTCGAGGTCCACCACGATGTGGTTTCCCTCTTCACGCCCGATGGAGAACTCGAGGTCGAGGAGCGTGTACTTCTTGCCCAACTCCGGCCCATGGATCTGCACGAGGCAGCATTCCGCGTCGACCGGGGTCACCAGCTCCTTGATGTTACTGACACGGGAGTACCTGGTGTTGCGCCCCTCGTCTTGGGTATGCGAGGCATCGGAGTCGACACGCGGTTGGATGGGTTTGGCCGCGGGCGTGGCCTTGTCGTTGCCTCGGGGCAGTGGGGCGCCGCCGGCAAGGGTGTCTTCAGGACGCCCGTCATCGGACTGGGCCGCATTCACTGTGGCCGGTGCTGTTCCTGGGACTGAGGGGCGCGTCATTTCTAGCGACTCCATCGCGGATGCGACTCCACGATCCAACTCTCGACGCCGAGCATAGCCAGTTGGCGGAGGGCGAAAAAGCGAGCCGCGGGTCGAACGAGGACAAGAAGCCCAGCAACCCCTTGAGATTGCTGGGCTTCTGAATTGCCGGGCGCCCCTTACCAGCTGGTGCGCACGGGGCGGCCTTCCTCGTAGCCCGCCTGGCTCTGAGTGCCCACCACCGCGTTGTGGTGGAAGTCCTCCAGGGTGCGCGCGCCCGCGTAGGTGCACGCGCTGCGCACCCCCGCGACGATCTGATCGAGGATGTCCTCCACGCCCGGCCGCTCGCGGTCCAGGTACATGCGCGAGGTGCTGATGCCCTCCTCGAACAGCTCCTTGCGGGCACGCTCGAACAGGGACTCGCTCCGGGTGCGCGCCTTCACCGCGCGCTGCGAGGCCATGCCGAAGTTCTCCTTGTAGAGCCGCCCGTCGTTGTCGCGCAGCGTGTCCGCGGGGCTCTCGTAGGTGCCCGCGAACCACGAGCCGATCATCACGCTGGCCGCGCCCGCCGCGAGCGCGAGCGCCACGTCCCGGGGGTGGCGCACGCCGCCGTCCGCGCAGATGTGGCGGCCGAGCTTCCGGGCCTCCTCGGCGCAGTCCAGCACCGCGGAGAACTGGGGCCGACCCACGCCCGTCATCATCCGCGTGGTGCACATGGCGCCCGGGCCCACGCCCACCTTCACCAGGTCCGCCCCGGCCGACACCAGGTCCCGCGTGCCCTCGCGGGTGACGACGTTGCCCGCCATGATGGGCACGGTGGGAGAGAGCGCGCGCACGAGCTCCACCGTCTCGAGCATCTTGCGCTGGTGGCCGTGCGCCACGTCGATGACGAGCAGGTCCGTCCCCGCGCGCAGCAGGGCCTCGGCCTTGCCCTTCACGTCCCCGTTGATGCCGATGGCCGTGCCGATGAGCAGCTGGCCCCGGGGGTCCAGAGCGGGCTTGTAGAGCGTGGAGCGCAGCGCGCCCCGGCGCGTCACCACGCCCACCAGCCGGCGGCCCTTCACCACGGGCGCGCACGACAAGCGCTTGCCCGCGAGCTGCTCGAACATGGACTCCAGGGGCGTGCCTTCCTCGAAGGTGAGCAGCTCGGTGGACATCACCCGGTGCAGCTGGGTGAAGCGGTCCACGTCCTGGGCGTCGTTCTCCGTGAAGATGCCCAGGGGCTCCTCGTGCTCGTTGACGACGATGACGGCGCCATGGGCGCGCTTGTGGATGAGGTTGAGCCCCTCCTGCACGGTGTCCCCGGGCCGCAGCGTGATGGGCGTCTCGTAGACGGGGTGGCGCGACTTCACGTAGGCGATGTTGCTCGCCACGATGTCCAGCGGGATGTCCTGGGGCAGCACGGCGATGCCGCCCCGGCGGGCGATGGTCTCCGCCATGCGCTTGCCCGACACGGCTGTCATGTTGGAGACGATCAGGGGCAGGGTGGTGCCCACCTTGTCCGGGGGCGTCAGGTCCACGTCCAGGCGCGAGGTCACCTCCGAGCGGCAGGGCACCAGGAAGAGATCGGTGTACGTGAGATCGTAGGTGGGCTTCTGGCCATCGAGGAACCGCATCACACCCTCCGTGTCGGGAGCCGCACCCTACCGTCCCCGGGCGCGCGCGAGGGTGGAAACCCCCGGGGGGGCCGCGTATTTTGTCGCCCATGAACGAGGCCGGAACGAGGGCGCCGGTGCTGCGCGTGAGCGGCCTGGAGAAGACGTACGGCGAGGTCCAGGCCGTGCGGGGCCTCACCTTCCAGGTGGCGCCGGGCGAGGTGCTCGGCCTGGTGGGGCCCAATGGCGCGGGCAAGACGACCACGCTGCGGTGTCTGGCGGGCATCCTGCCGCCCTCCACGGGCCGCATCTGGGTGGCGGGGTATGACCTGGCCCAGACGCCCGTGGAGGCCAAGCGCGCCCTGGCGTTCCTGCCGGACGAGCCCCGGCTCTTCGAGTACCTGTCCGTCTGGGAGCACCTGAACTTCGTGGCGCGCCTGTACGGCGTGGAGGACTGGGAGGCGCGGGGGCGGGCGCTCCTGGAGGAGATGGAGCTGACGGGCAAGGAGAAGGCGCTGCCCGGGGAGCTGTCGCGGGGGATGAAGCAGAAGCTGTCCATCGCGTGCGGATTCCTGCACGAGCCCCGGCTCATCATCCTGGACGAGCCGCTCACGGGGTTGGATCCCCTGGCCATCCGGCGCATGAAGGCCTCGCTGCGTCAGCGCGCGGAGGCGGGCACGGCGCTGGTGCTCTCCTCGCACCTGTTGCCGCTGGTGGAGGAGCTGTGCCACCGGCTGCTCGTCATCGCCGGCGGCCGGGCGGTGGCGCTCGGGAGCCTCGCGGAGATCCGCGCGCACCTGAGTGGGAGCGAGGACTCGGGCGCGTCCCTGGAAGAGCTCTTCATCCACATCACCCGCACGGCGCCATGAGCTTTCCCCGCGCGGCGGTGTTCCTGTGGGTGGCGTCCACCCGCAACCGGCTCATTCACCAGGCGCGGCGGCTGCGCCAGCCCAAGTACCTGGTGGGCGCGGCGGTGGGCGCGCTGTACGTCTATTCCTTCCTGCTGCGGCGGCTGAGCTACCTGGACGCGGGCGAGGCGGTGCCGCCCCTGGCGCGGCACTTCGCCCAGGCGTTGCTCATGGCGGCCGCCCTGGGCACGCTCCTGTCCGCCTGGGCGCTGGGCCCGGACCGGCCGGCGCTGTCCTTCAGCGAGACGGAGGTGCAGCAGTTCTTCCCCGCGCCCGTGTCGCGGCGGCACCTGCTGCACTTCAAGCTGCTGCGGGGCCTGGTGGGCGCCGGGGCGGGCGCGCTCTTCGCCACCGTCTTCACCAGCCGGGTGCTCAGCCCCCAGCCGGCGTTCTTCTTCGTGGGCACCTTCCTGTCGCTCACCACGGTGAGCCTGCACACCACGGCGGCGTCCTTCACGCGCACGCGGCTCGCGCGCTGGGGGCGGTGGGGGAGCGTGCTGCGCTGGGGCGTGCTCACCGCGGTCTTCGCCGTGCTGGTGGGCGCGGTGCTGGCGGGGCTCGAGGCGCACCCCTTTCCCGCCGAGACGCGCGAGCGCGGGGAGCTGCGGGCCTGGCTGCTCACCTGGCTGGACTCGCCCGTGCTGTGGCCGGGGCGGGTGCTGCTGGCGGTGGCCTTCGCGGAGGAGGGCGCGTCCTTCGCGCGGCGGCTGCCCCTGGCCCTGGGCCTGCTCGGGCTGCACTACACCTGGGTGATGACGTCGGCCGTGCCCTTCGAGGAGGCCGCGGTGGTGCGGGCCGAGGAGCGGGCGCGGCGGCGCGAGCAGCTGGCGCGACGGGGCGGGGCGGCGCCCGCGCGCGTGGGCCGGCAGCCCTTCCGGCTGTCCGCCCGGGGCCGTCCGGAGGTGGCGCTGCTCTGGAAGAACCTGGTCGCCGGACGGCGGCTGGGCGGCCCGGGCCGGCTGGTGGCCGCGGGCGTGGTGGGCGGGGTGGTGGCGGCGGTGGCCTCGGGCGAGGGGCCCGCGGAGATCCTCGGCCACCTGCGCCTGTTCCTCGCGCCGCTGTGCGCGGGCATCGCGGTGATGTTGTGCGTCTTCGGGCCCTCGTCGGTGCGGGTGGACCTGCGCATGGACCTGCCGCGCCTGGAGCAATTGCGCGCCCTGCCGCTCACGGGGCGGCAGGTGGTGGCCGCGGAGCTGGCGGCGCCCGCGCTCCTGCTGGGCGGGACCCAGATCGTGCTGCTGGTGCTGGCGATGGGCCTGGCGCTGTGGCGGGGCGGGCCCTGGGCGGAGACGTGGGTGGCGGGCGGCCTGGCCGCGCTGTGCGTGCTGCCGGCGGTGACGCTGGGCGGGCTCTTCGTGCAGAACGCGGCGGTGGTGCTCTTTCCCGCCTGGCTGCCCCCGGAGGGGGAGCGGGCGCGGGGCCTGGAGGCCATGGGCCAGCGGCTGTTGACGCTCGTGGGCACCCTGGTGGTGCTGCTGGTGGGCCTGGTGCCCGCGGCCTTCCTCGCGGCGGTGGTGGGCTTCGCGCTCTACGAGCTCGGCGGGCTGGACGTGTGGGCGCTGCCCTTCGCGGGCCTGAGCGCGGCGGCGGTGCTGGTGGGGGAGGTGGCCCTGGGCATCGTGGGCCTGGGCCGTGCCTTCGAGCAGCTCGACGTGTCGGGCGAGGGCCGCGGCACCGGAACGTGAGAGTGGTTGCCCAGCGCAACACCAGACGCGCCGGGAGGCGGTGTCCTGTACCGGACAAAGCCTCGCAAGCGCGCCCGCGCTCAGTGGGGCCGCTCGGGCCCGGGCGGTGAGGTGAGCAGGCGCACCACCACGGTGCGACAGGCCGTACACACGGTGCCGCCACGCTCCCAGTGCACCTGCTCCTCCCAGGCCTCGGCCGAGTCCGGGCTGTCCTCCAACCGTTTGAGCAGCACCGTGAGTTCCTCCTCGGGGGAGTCGGCGCCCGGCGTGCCCGCGCCGCCGCCGATCACGTCCTGCTCCGCCTGGAGCGTGAGCGCGAAGCGGTAGTACAGCGCGTCCGGGGCGATGGCGCGGCCACAGACGGCGCACGTCTTGATGGCTGGGATTGGCATGGGGGCAAGATGCCCCAGGAGTTCGTTGCGGACAAAAGCTTGACGCATGCGGACGAAATACCGCTCTCGCTGCTTGAGAGGGCTTTAAAAAGAAAGCTTTACTTCCAGGATAATCCTCTTTAAATCTGTCCTTGCGAGTGTCTGACATCGCGTCCGGACGCCATCCCGCGCCTCGCGGAGATGCCCCTGATCCGTCGGACGAGCGCTCGTTCCCCCCAGGAGACAGCAATGAACAGAAGTCTGGCATCCACGTTGTCCGCGGTGGCCACCGCCGCGGGCCTGTGCGCGACCGGCGCCCAGGCGGCGCCCATCTCCGACGCGACCACCAGCATCTTCGGCCCGCGCGTCTACGTCTTCGACCCCACCATGCCGGCGGGGGACATCTCCAGCACCGCCACCTCCATCTTCACCAAGATGGAGTCCAACCAGTTCGGCCAGGAGCGCTACGCGCTGCTCTTCAAGCCGGGCACGTACAACAACGTGAACTTCAACGTGGGCTTCTACACCCACGTGGCGGGCCTCGGTCAGAGCCCGGACGACGTGCAGATCAACGGCGGGGTGAACGTCAACTCCCAGTGGATGCCCAACGCCAACGCCACGTGCAACTTCTGGCGCACCCTGGAGAACTTCGCCGTCACGCCGTCCACGGGCGTCACGCGCATCGCCGTGTCCCAGGCCGCGCCCCTGCGCCGCCTGCACGTCAAGGGCGAGCTGCACCTGTTCGACTTCGACTCGAGCTGGAACGCGGGCTGGGCCAGCGGCGGCTTCCTGGCCGACTCGCTCGTGGACAAGATCGTGGTGCCCGCCTCCCAGCAGCAGTGGCTGTCGCGCAACAGCAAGTGGGCCAGCTGGAACAACGCCGTGTGGAACATGGTGTTCGTGGGCAGCGTGAACACGCCCTCGGGCGCCACCTTCCCCGAGCCGCCCTACACGGTGGTTGATCGCACGCCCATCATCCGGGAGAAGCCGTACCCCTACTTCAGCAACGGCCAGTACTACGTCTTCGTGCCGGCGCTGCAGACCAACACCCAGGGCATCAGCTGGGCCAGCGGCCCGACGCCCGGCCAGTCCCTGCCCATCTCGCAGTTCTACATCGCCCGCCCCGAGACGGACACGGCCGCCACCCTCAACAGCGCGCTGACCCAGGGCAAGCACCTGCTGTTCACCCCGGGCGTCTACAAGCTCAACGACGCCCTGCGCGTGAAGAACGCCAACACCATCGTGCTGGGCCTCGGCGTGCCCTCGCTGGTGGCCACCACGGGCCAGCCCACCATCACCGTGGCGGACGTGGACGGCGTGAAGATCGGTGGCCTCATCCTCGAGGCCGGTCCCATCAACTCCGCGAGCCTGCTGGAGGTCGGTCCCTCGGGCAGCTCGGCGAGCCACTCCACCAACCCCACCTTCCTCTACGATCTGACGGTGCGCACGGGCGGCTCGTTCGCGGGCCGCAACGACGTGGGCATCAAGATCAACAGCCACAACGTGGTGGCCGACCAGCTCTGGCTGTGGCGCGCGGACCACGGCGAGGGCGCCGCGTGGACCACCAACCCCACCAAGAACGGCCTGGTCGTCAACGGCCGTGACGTGACCATCTACGGCCTCTTCAACGAGCACCACAACGAGTACCAGACGGTGTGGAACGCCAACGGCGGCCGGGTCTACTTCTACCAGTCGGAGATCCCCTACGACGTGCCCAACCAGGCGTCGTGGAAGAACGGCACCGTGAACGGCTACGCCTCGTACAAGGTGGCCAGCAACGTCACCACCCACGAGGCGTGGGGCCTGGGCGTGTACTCCTTCTTCCGGGACGCGCCCGTGAAGCTGGAGAACGCCATCGAGGTGCCCAACACCTCGGGCGTGAAGCTGCACCACATGACGACCATCTGGCTCAACGGCACGGCGGGCAGCGAGATCACCCACATCGTCAACGGCCTGGGCGGCCGGGTCTACGGCAACACGCCCGCGGACGCCATGCGCCAGACCTACAACGAGTACGCGGGCACGGGCACGCCTCCCGCGAGCGACACCCAGGCGCCCAGCACCCCGGCGAACCTCTCGGCCACGGCCAGCTCCAGCAGCCAGATCAACCTGACCTGGAGCGCGTCCTCGGACAACGTGGGCGTGACGGGCTACGACGTCTACCGGGGCGGCGCGCAGGTGGGCTCGGCGGGCTCCACCACGTACAGCGACACGGGCCTGTCGGCCTCCACGGCCTACAGCTACACGGTCCGGGCGCGGGACGCGGCGGGCAACACCTCGGGGGCGAGCAACACCGCGAGCGCCACCACGCAGGCGGGCTCGACCAACCCGGGCGCCGAGTTCACCACCGGCGCGACCAACGTGAGCAGCACCCAGGCGCAGCTGTGGTTCAAGGCCTCGGGCTTCACGGCGAACTACGTGATCCTCCACTACAGCACCCCGGGCATCGGCCAGCAGAACCTGAACGCCACGTACAACAGCGGCACGGGCCGCTGGGAGTACACGGTGTCGGGCCTGAGCTCGGGCACGGTGCTCACGTACTCGTTCACCTACAACAAGAGCGGCGCCCAGTACGACACGGCGACGTACACCTGGACCAAGCCCTGAGTCCATGAGTCGGGTGTGAGCCGGCCCACTTCCGCCACGCGGCGGGAGTGGGCCGCTTCATTTCAGGCGTTCGTCCTCCAGGAAGCGGCATTGCCAGCGGCGCGTTTCGTCCAGGGTGAGATTGCCCCAGGGCCAACGCGGCTCGATGTAGAGCCAGGGCTCCAAGACACGGGCCAGCGCGCGATAGGCGGGAAGCCCGTCCGCGGTCCGCGAATCGCCCAGCTCCGGCCATTCGCCCAAGGTCACCACCGCGTGCGCGCCATCCCAGGACTCCACGCTGCTTCCAGGATCGCGCAGTCGTTCACGCAATCCCACCTCTCCGCCCAGGGCCGCGAGGACGGTGGGGCCCAGGAAGGTCAACCAATAGGCGCCCTTGAGCTTCATCCCCAAGGAGCGGGCGAGCGTGGGTTCGGGAATGTCCAGGCCCGGGTGTCGGAAGAAACGATCGCGGAGGAGCGGGGTATTGCGCGGGGTCCAGCCAGGAAACAGCAGGGTCATTCCCGCGTGGCCTGAGTCGAAGGGAAGGGTCCTGGCGATGCGGAGTGCCAGGTCCCGCACCCGATGGGGTCCTTGTTGCTCCAGATACTCGGTGGGCACCGAGAAGGACAGCTCACGGGTTTCCTCGGACGCTCCGGCGGATTCATCGAGGGCCCGCCCTTGGTAGCGCCAGGCATGACCGGTGAGCGCGTCAGGACTCCTCGACAACTCGATCCGGGCCCCTCGCGGGTTCAGCAGCTTCTGGCGGATGTCGAGCCATCCCACCGTGTCCAGCTCTCGCCAGTCGCCCTCGGCATCGAAGTATCCGCTCAATGCCTGCGGGCCCACGGTGCGAAGGTAGAGTTCCAAGGCGCGGAGGACCGCGGGGGCCAGGTGCTCGTGAGCGCACCGCGTGTAGAAGGAAAACGACACCCCCTCGCGGACCAACGCCAAGGGTTGGCCCTCGAAGAATTCCTGGAGCCGGATTCGCGGGTAGCGCGCGCTCATCGGGATCGCG includes:
- a CDS encoding ABC transporter ATP-binding protein encodes the protein MNEAGTRAPVLRVSGLEKTYGEVQAVRGLTFQVAPGEVLGLVGPNGAGKTTTLRCLAGILPPSTGRIWVAGYDLAQTPVEAKRALAFLPDEPRLFEYLSVWEHLNFVARLYGVEDWEARGRALLEEMELTGKEKALPGELSRGMKQKLSIACGFLHEPRLIILDEPLTGLDPLAIRRMKASLRQRAEAGTALVLSSHLLPLVEELCHRLLVIAGGRAVALGSLAEIRAHLSGSEDSGASLEELFIHITRTAP
- a CDS encoding type VI immunity family protein; amino-acid sequence: MSARYPRIRLQEFFEGQPLALVREGVSFSFYTRCAHEHLAPAVLRALELYLRTVGPQALSGYFDAEGDWRELDTVGWLDIRQKLLNPRGARIELSRSPDALTGHAWRYQGRALDESAGASEETRELSFSVPTEYLEQQGPHRVRDLALRIARTLPFDSGHAGMTLLFPGWTPRNTPLLRDRFFRHPGLDIPEPTLARSLGMKLKGAYWLTFLGPTVLAALGGEVGLRERLRDPGSSVESWDGAHAVVTLGEWPELGDSRTADGLPAYRALARVLEPWLYIEPRWPWGNLTLDETRRWQCRFLEDERLK
- a CDS encoding fibronectin type III domain-containing protein, translating into MNRSLASTLSAVATAAGLCATGAQAAPISDATTSIFGPRVYVFDPTMPAGDISSTATSIFTKMESNQFGQERYALLFKPGTYNNVNFNVGFYTHVAGLGQSPDDVQINGGVNVNSQWMPNANATCNFWRTLENFAVTPSTGVTRIAVSQAAPLRRLHVKGELHLFDFDSSWNAGWASGGFLADSLVDKIVVPASQQQWLSRNSKWASWNNAVWNMVFVGSVNTPSGATFPEPPYTVVDRTPIIREKPYPYFSNGQYYVFVPALQTNTQGISWASGPTPGQSLPISQFYIARPETDTAATLNSALTQGKHLLFTPGVYKLNDALRVKNANTIVLGLGVPSLVATTGQPTITVADVDGVKIGGLILEAGPINSASLLEVGPSGSSASHSTNPTFLYDLTVRTGGSFAGRNDVGIKINSHNVVADQLWLWRADHGEGAAWTTNPTKNGLVVNGRDVTIYGLFNEHHNEYQTVWNANGGRVYFYQSEIPYDVPNQASWKNGTVNGYASYKVASNVTTHEAWGLGVYSFFRDAPVKLENAIEVPNTSGVKLHHMTTIWLNGTAGSEITHIVNGLGGRVYGNTPADAMRQTYNEYAGTGTPPASDTQAPSTPANLSATASSSSQINLTWSASSDNVGVTGYDVYRGGAQVGSAGSTTYSDTGLSASTAYSYTVRARDAAGNTSGASNTASATTQAGSTNPGAEFTTGATNVSSTQAQLWFKASGFTANYVILHYSTPGIGQQNLNATYNSGTGRWEYTVSGLSSGTVLTYSFTYNKSGAQYDTATYTWTKP
- a CDS encoding GuaB1 family IMP dehydrogenase-related protein, which gives rise to MRFLDGQKPTYDLTYTDLFLVPCRSEVTSRLDVDLTPPDKVGTTLPLIVSNMTAVSGKRMAETIARRGGIAVLPQDIPLDIVASNIAYVKSRHPVYETPITLRPGDTVQEGLNLIHKRAHGAVIVVNEHEEPLGIFTENDAQDVDRFTQLHRVMSTELLTFEEGTPLESMFEQLAGKRLSCAPVVKGRRLVGVVTRRGALRSTLYKPALDPRGQLLIGTAIGINGDVKGKAEALLRAGTDLLVIDVAHGHQRKMLETVELVRALSPTVPIMAGNVVTREGTRDLVSAGADLVKVGVGPGAMCTTRMMTGVGRPQFSAVLDCAEEARKLGRHICADGGVRHPRDVALALAAGAASVMIGSWFAGTYESPADTLRDNDGRLYKENFGMASQRAVKARTRSESLFERARKELFEEGISTSRMYLDRERPGVEDILDQIVAGVRSACTYAGARTLEDFHHNAVVGTQSQAGYEEGRPVRTSW
- a CDS encoding putative ABC exporter domain-containing protein, giving the protein MSFPRAAVFLWVASTRNRLIHQARRLRQPKYLVGAAVGALYVYSFLLRRLSYLDAGEAVPPLARHFAQALLMAAALGTLLSAWALGPDRPALSFSETEVQQFFPAPVSRRHLLHFKLLRGLVGAGAGALFATVFTSRVLSPQPAFFFVGTFLSLTTVSLHTTAASFTRTRLARWGRWGSVLRWGVLTAVFAVLVGAVLAGLEAHPFPAETRERGELRAWLLTWLDSPVLWPGRVLLAVAFAEEGASFARRLPLALGLLGLHYTWVMTSAVPFEEAAVVRAEERARRREQLARRGGAAPARVGRQPFRLSARGRPEVALLWKNLVAGRRLGGPGRLVAAGVVGGVVAAVASGEGPAEILGHLRLFLAPLCAGIAVMLCVFGPSSVRVDLRMDLPRLEQLRALPLTGRQVVAAELAAPALLLGGTQIVLLVLAMGLALWRGGPWAETWVAGGLAALCVLPAVTLGGLFVQNAAVVLFPAWLPPEGERARGLEAMGQRLLTLVGTLVVLLVGLVPAAFLAAVVGFALYELGGLDVWALPFAGLSAAAVLVGEVALGIVGLGRAFEQLDVSGEGRGTGT